In Saccharomyces cerevisiae S288C chromosome VIII, complete sequence, a genomic segment contains:
- the RIM101 gene encoding alkaline-responsive transcriptional regulator RIM101 (Cys2His2 zinc-finger transcriptional repressor; involved in alkaline responsive gene repression; involved in cell wall assembly; plays role in lager yeast flocculation under brewing conditions; required for alkaline pH-stimulated haploid invasive growth and sporulation; activated by alkaline-dependent proteolytic processing which results in removal of the C-terminal tail; similar to A. nidulans PacC), whose product MVPLEDLLNKENGTAAPQHSRESIVENGTDVSNVTKKDGLPSPNLSKRSSDCSKRPRIRCTTEAIGLNGQEDERMSPGSTSSSCLPYHSTSHLNTPPYDLLGASAVSPTTSSSSDSSSSSPLAQAHNPAGDDDDADNDGDSEDITLYCKWDNCGMIFNQPELLYNHLCHDHVGRKSHKNLQLNCHWGDCTTKTEKRDHITSHLRVHVPLKPFGCSTCSKKFKRPQDLKKHLKIHLESGGILKRKRGPKWGSKRTSKKNKSCASDAVSSCSASVPSAIAGSFKSHSTSPQILPPLPVGISQHLPSQQQQRAISLNQLCSDELSQYKPVYSPQLSARLQTILPPLYYNNGSTVSQGANSRSMNVYEDGCSNKTIANATQFFTKLSRNMTNNYILQQSGGSTESSSSSGRIPVAQTSYVQPPNAPSYQSVQGGSSISATANTATYVPVRLAKYPTGPSLTEHLPPLHSNTAGGVFNRQSQYAMPHYPSVRAAPSYSSSGCSILPPLQSKIPMLPSRRTMAGGTSLKPNWEFSLNQKSCTNDIIMSKLAIEEVDDESEIEDDFVEMLGIVNIIKDYLLCCVMEDLDDEESEDKDEENAFLQESLEKLSLQNQMGTNSVRILTKYPKILV is encoded by the coding sequence ATGGTGCCATTGGAAGATCTGcttaataaagaaaatggcaCTGCCGCACCTCAACACAGCCGGGAGAGTATAGTAGAAAATGGGACAGACGTTTCTAACGTCACAAAGAAGGACGGGCTGCCCAGTCCTAACCTATCTAAAAGGTCTTCTGATTGTTCGAAGAGGCCTAGAATTAGGTGTACCACGGAAGCTATTGGCTTGAACGGTCAAGAAGATGAACGGATGTCACCAGGCAGCACTTCTTCATCATGCTTACCATATCATAGTACTTCACACTTGAACACTCCTCCATACGATCTATTGGGCGCTTCGGCAGTTTCACCCACCACATCATCTTCCTCTGACTCGTCCTCCTCCTCGCCATTGGCACAAGCGCATAACCCGGCAGGTGATGACGACGATGCGGATAATGACGGTGATTCTGAGGATATAACACTATATTGTAAATGGGACAACTGTGGTATGATTTTCAACCAACCAGAGCTGCTATATAATCATCTGTGTCATGACCATGTTGGCAGGAAGTCACATAAGAACCTACAATTGAATTGTCATTGGGGAGACTGTACCACGAAGACGGAGAAAAGGGACCATATCACCTCGCATTTGAGAGTTCACGTACCATTGAAACCGTTCGGTTGCTCTACGTGCTCCAAAAAGTTTAAACGTCCGCAAGATTTAAAAAagcatttgaaaattcaTCTGGAAAGTGGCggtattttgaaaagaaagagggGACCCAAATGGGGCTCAAAAAGAACTTctaagaaaaacaaaagttgTGCAAGCGACGCAGTGTCGTCTTGTTCTGCATCTGTGCCTTCCGCTATAGCTGGTAGCTTTAAGTCACATTCTACTTCTCCACAGATATTACCCCCATTGCCCGTGGGTATATCTCAACATCTGCCTTcacaacagcagcagcggGCTATTTCCTTAAACCAACTATGCTCAGACGAGCTATCTCAGTATAAGCCGGTATATTCTCCACAATTGAGTGCCAGATTGCAAACGATCTTGCCGCCATTATACTACAATAACGGCAGCACGGTAAGCCAAGGTGCCAACAGTCGGAGCATGAATGTCTACGAGGACGGTTGTTCTAATAAGACCATAGCAAACGCCACCCAATTCTTCACCAAACTATCGAGAAATATGACAAATAACTACATTTTGCAACAAAGCGGTGGTAGTACTGAGTCCTCGTCATCATCTGGGCGCATCCCCGTAGCACAAACAAGCTATGTGCAGCCACCTAATGCTCCTTCATACCAATCCGTACAAGGTGGTAGCTCTATTTCGGCCACTGCAAATACAGCAACTTATGTGCCAGTACGGTTGGCCAAGTATCCAACTGGTCCTTCGCTTACTGAACATTTGCCACCTTTACATTCGAACACTGCCGGTGGTGTTTTCAACCGCCAATCACAGTATGCTATGCCACACTATCCATCTGTTCGTGCTGCGCCTAGCTATTCCTCCAGTGGCTGTTCTATATTACCGCCTCTACAATCAAAGATACCAATGTTACCATCGCGCCGTACAATGGCAGGTGGAACTTCATTGAAGCCTAACTGGGAATTTAGCCTGAACCAAAAAAGCTGTACTAATGATATTATCATGAGTAAGCTGGCGATTGAAGAAGTAGATGACGAAAGCGAGATAGAGGATGATTTCGTAGAGATGTTGGGTATAGTGAACATTATCAAGGACTACTTGTTGTGCTGTGTCATGGAAGAtttagatgatgaagaaagtGAGGacaaagatgaagaaaacgCATTCTTGCAAGAATctttagaaaaattgagTTTACAAAACCAAATGGGAACTAACTCAGTTCGCATCTTGACCAAGTATCccaaaattttggtatGA
- a CDS encoding uncharacterized protein (hypothetical protein; transcriptionally regulated by Upc2p via an upstream sterol response element; SWAT-GFP fusion protein localizes to the cell periphery, while mCherry fusion localizes to both the cell periphery and vacuole; YHL026C is not an essential gene; in 2005 the start site was moved 141 nt upstream (see Locus History)) produces MKSSEPAPATPTGFRNSIWFIIFYLFVIQALGSAIISGGIEFAIAYAMYHSRVDLITLWAFPHTISGDCALSLFIQVGLTWASEEILVGFDDYKRPVFRLNKWITKPSPLKTESNEEIPPPKKRFIVDYFESKDNVVAKQNTLYHKHNWLFGYLEVNRGIIPKGKEATLKGFLTSQFIHDSTQSKFMNFIEWFVQKFIRSMILAIAMFIVIWPVTMGILAGIGHKVGSHDYYFNDYPLPQVMKLIYAVVIAFVCTPVAIIVIVLRNQFHEELYYEGLANGTLQQDQEVCSTGNRSSGSTDQDISTTKQQSQEAVA; encoded by the coding sequence ATGAAATCCTCAGAGCCAGCGCCAGCGACCCCGACCGGGTTCAGAAATTCCATCTggttcatcatcttctacCTTTTCGTCATCCAAGCGCTAGGTTCTGCAATAATCTCGGGCGGCATCGAGTTTGCCATCGCATATGCCATGTACCATTCCCGTGTAGATCTTATCACCTTATGGGCATTTCCTCACACCATTTCAGGCGATTGTGCACTAAGTTTATTCATCCAGGTGGGTCTTACATGGGCTAGCGAGGAAATTTTAGTTGGATTCGATGACTACAAGAGGCCTGTTTTCAGATTGAATAAATGGATTACGAAACCGTCACCACTGAAAACCGAATCTAACGAAGAAATACCACCCCCTAAAAAGCGTTTCATTGTGGATTACTTCGAATCCAAAGACAACGTCGTTGCGAAGCAGAACACTCTGTATCATAAGCATAATTGGCTCTTTGGCTATTTAGAGGTCAATAGAGGAATCATTCCCAAAGGTAAAGAAGCTACGTTGAAAGGTTTTCTCACATCTCAGTTCATTCATGATTCTACTCAGTCCAAATTCATGAACTTTATAGAATGGTTTGTGCAGAAATTCATCAGATCTATGATCCTAGCCATTGCCATGTTCATTGTCATTTGGCCAGTCACTATGGGTATCCTTGCTGGTATAGGCCATAAGGTCGGGTCCCACGACTACTACTTCAACGATTATCCACTACCGCAGGTCATGAAGTTGATTTATGCCGTTGTAATTGCCTTTGTATGCACTCCAGTGGCcatcatcgtcattgtGTTGAGAAACCAGTTTCACGAGGAACTTTACTATGAAGGCTTAGCAAACGGTACGCTACAGCAGGATCAAGAAGTTTGCTCCACGGGTAATCGCAGCTCGGGATCAACCGATCAAGATATCAGTACTACCAAACAACAGTCTCAAGAAGCGGTAGCGTGA
- the SNF6 gene encoding Snf6p (Subunit of the SWI/SNF chromatin remodeling complex; involved in transcriptional regulation; functions interdependently in transcriptional activation with Snf2p and Snf5p; relocates to the cytosol under hypoxic conditions) produces the protein MGVIKKKRSHHGKASRQQYYSGVQVGGVGSMGAINNNIPSLTSFAEENNYQYGYSGSSAGMNGRSLTYAQQQLNKQRQDFERVRLRPEQLSNIIHDESDTISFRSNLLKNFISSNDAFNMLSLTTVPCDRIEKSRLFSEKTIRYLMQKQHEMKTQAAELQEKPLTPLKYTKLIAAAEDGSRSTKDMIDAVFEQDSHLRYQPDGVVVHRDDPALVGKLRGDLREAPADYWTHAYRDVLAQYHEAKERIRQKEVTAGEAQDEASLQQQQQQDLQQQQQVVTTVASQSPHATATEKEPVPAVVDDPLENMFGDYSNEPFNTNFDDEFGDLDAVFF, from the coding sequence ATGGGTGtcatcaagaagaaaagatcgCACCATGGAAAGGCTTCGCGCCAACAATACTACTCTGGGGTACAGGTTGGGGGAGTAGGCAGCATGGGCGCCATAAACAATAACATCCCGTCGTTGACGAGCTTCGCGGAGGAAAACAACTATCAGTACGGATACAGCGGCTCCAGTGCCGGCATGAATGGCAGATCGCTTACGTACGCGCAGCAACAGCTTAATAAGCAAAGACAGGACTTCGAACGTGTACGACTTAGACCAGAACAGCTCAGCAATATCATACATGACGAGAGCGACACGATATCGTTCCGATCCAAccttttgaagaactttATAAGCTCGAACGACGCATTTAACATGCTGAGTTTGACCACGGTACCGTGCGACAGAATTGAGAAGTCCAGATTGTTCAGTGAAAAAACAATAAGATATCTCATGCAAAAACAACACGAAATGAAAACACAAGCGGCAGAGTTGCAAGAAAAGCCTCTGACGCCACTTAAATACACAAAACTTATAGCTGCGGCAGAGGACGGAAGCCGTAGCACAAAGGATATGATAGATGCTGTCTTCGAGCAAGATAGTCATTTGAGGTACCAGCCGGACGGCGTGGTCGTACATCGTGACGATCCTGCGCTGGTGGGTAAACTCCGCGGAGATCTCCGCGAAGCGCCGGCGGACTACTGGACGCATGCTTATAGGGATGTTTTGGCGCAATACCACGAGGCCAAGGAGCGTATCAGGCAGAAGGAAGTAACTGCAGGTGAAGCACAGGACGAAGCCAGCTtgcagcagcaacagcagcaagATTtgcagcaacagcaacaagtAGTGACTACAGTTGCCTCGCAAAGTCCTCATGCAACTGCAACGGAAAAGGAGCCAGTACCCGCCGTGGTTGACGACCCACTGGAGAACATGTTCGGAGATTATTCCAATGAGCCGTTCAACACCAATTTCGACGATGAATTTGGAGATCTTGATgctgtatttttttaa
- the RIM4 gene encoding Rim4p (Putative RNA-binding protein; involved in regulation of early and middle sporulation genes; forms amyloid-like aggregates under starvation that are active in translational repression), which yields MKTEISTADSLRDPPSNGLKADSELVIREDIDQFLPSEVSSLGSDHQNDGEDSDTDSDNFLQDPEDDVDEESTGRGTVTTTSTSTESRGRPSSCIFVASLAAALSDDELCLSVTENFKKYGDLARVKVLRDNANRPYAFVQYNNDHDAKHALIRAQGTLLNGRRLRCEPAKVNRTLYLKNQQSIDFNEISQICEKFGGLEQIVPDRTDNQYTRRYTYPISSANSWFVQFVYRDDAIRAYANLRTDPNWIIEWAQNINVPKNYNLLHKSKFKSSKYHQNNGIINNDGSNNNDNNNSNNNNREDSRRNGDVIEEECGHVHGSDSEEKLTSDGIYDDEDKDSEITIDKRSIFVGQLDKETTREELNRRFSTHGKIQDINLIFKPTNIFAFIKYETEEAAAAALESENHAIFLNKTMHVQYKEVGGRHNRKFSGKNGGSNFNHHQFFSTRSGKTFTGPELNLAPPPINMYRKMSGGSQQESETMMPYMPMGPMPMGPPPPNAASLSDFDMFPPSYSTFMKGMMPLRRKSMPNSWSSPSSKSVNSENESVNGGDENSELPSEIPESSGRYNAANSFTTYNNSSAGNSNNNNNNNNSNSNKSQYKKRYARRSSYGYNEVPPKPYYFQPYYYHPMQYHMGPMGPLHPSQGSAGNHHPYMMVYPMSPPPPSGLDGSMIPPPINVSQSHAANHGSTHVHANEFISNDTGDINEDNKAYSLDY from the coding sequence ATGAAAACCGAAATCAGCACTGCGGATTCCCTTCGTGATCCTCCCTCTAATGGTCTAAAGGCCGACTCTGAGCTGGTTATCAGAGAGGATATAGACCAATTTTTGCCTTCGGAAGTATCTTCGTTGGGGTCAGATCACCAGAATGATGGTGAGGATTCAGACACTGACAGTGACAACTTTTTGCAAGACCCTGAAGACGATGTGGATGAAGAAAGCACTGGTAGAGGTACAGTCACTACCACTTCCACATCCACTGAGTCAAGAGGCCGTCCATCTTCTTGTATCTTCGTGGCAAGCTTAGCAGCAGCCCTATCCGATGACGAATTATGTCTGTCGGTGactgaaaatttcaaaaaatacgGTGATTTGGCTAGAGTTAAAGTTTTGCGTGATAACGCAAATAGACCTTATGCTTTTGTTCAATACAACAACGATCATGATGCTAAACATGCTCTGATCCGCGCTCAGGGTACTTTATTAAATGGCAGAAGGTTGCGTTGTGAACCTGCAAAAGTGAACAGGACATTGTACTTGAAAAACCAGCAAAGTATTGATTTCAACGAGATCAGTCAAAtttgtgaaaaatttggtgGTTTGGAACAGATTGTTCCTGATAGAACTGATAATCAATACACGAGAAGATATACTTATCCGATATCTTCGGCAAATTCTTGGTTTGTTCAATTCGTTTACAGAGACGATGCAATCAGAGCTTATGCGAATTTACGAACTGATCCCAATTGGATCATCGAATGGGCACAAAATATAAACGTcccaaaaaattataacCTTTTACACAAAAgcaaattcaaaagttcCAAATACCATCAAAACAACGGTATTATCAATAACGATGGTAGTAACAACaacgataataataatagtaataataataatagagAGGATTCAAGGAGGAATGGCGACGTTATAGAAGAGGAGTGCGGACATGTGCATGGTAGTGATTCAGAGGAAAAATTGACAAGCGATGGTATTTATGACGACGAAGATAAAGATTCCGAGATCACCATTGATAAAAGATCCATTTTCGTGGGTCAATTAGACAAAGAAACCACCAGAGAGGAATTGAATAGAAGATTTTCCACTCATGGTAAAATCCAAGATATTAATTTAATCTTCAAGCCAACAAACATATTTGCGTTTATTAAATATGAAACCGAAGaagctgctgctgctgctttGGAAAGTGAAAACcatgcaatttttttgaataagaCAATGCATGTTCAATATAAAGAGGTAGGTGGTCGTCACAACAGGAAGTTCTCTGGTAAGAACGGTGGCAGCAACTTTAACCATCATCAGTTTTTTAGCACCAGATCGGGCAAAACATTTACAGGGCCAGAACTGAACTTAGCACCACCACCAATCAACATGTACAGGAAAATGAGCGGCGGATCCCAGCAGGAAAGCGAAACTATGATGCCATACATGCCCATGGGGCCCATGCCCATGGGGCCTCCACCACCAAATGCAGCAAGTCTCAGTGATTTTGATATGTTCCCCCCAAGTTACTCCACGTTTATGAAGGGAATGATGCCATTGAGGCGTAAATCTATGCCCAATTCTTGGTCATCCCCTTCTTCAAAGAGTGTGAACtctgaaaatgaaagtgTTAATGGTGGTGATGAGAATTCCGAATTGCCTTCCGAAATTCCTGAATCATCTGGTAGATATAATGCTGCTAATTCCTTTACCACATATAATAATTCCTCAGCAGGAAACtctaacaacaacaacaacaacaacaacagtaaCAGTAATAAGTCTCAATATAAAAAGCGCTATGCAAGGAGGTCAAGCTACGGATACAATGAAGTACCTCCAAAACCATACTATTTCCAGCCTTATTACTATCACCCCATGCAATACCATATGGGCCCAATGGGCCCATTGCATCCTTCTCAAGGTTCTGCTGGAAATCACCATCCATATATGATGGTTTATCCCATGTCACCACCTCCGCCTTCTGGGTTAGATGGAAGCATGATCCCTCCTCCAATAAATGTAAGCCAATCACATGCTGCTAATCATGGCAGTACCCATGTTCATGCGAACGAATTCATATCAAACGATACTGGTGACATAAATGAAGATAACAAAGCTTATAGTTTAGATTACTAA
- the NPR3 gene encoding Npr3p (Subunit of the Iml1p/SEACIT complex; SEACIT (Iml1p-Npr2p-Npr3p) is a subcomplex of SEAC, a coatomer-related complex that associates dynamically with the vacuole; Npr3p may have a structural or regulatory role, supporting Iml1p function as a GAP for the Rag family GTPase Gtr1p, and leading to inhibition of TORC1 signaling in response to amino acid deprivation; SEACIT is required for non-nitrogen-starvation-induced autophagy; null mutant has meiotic defects; human NPRL3 homolog) has product MDECLPNSCLLGVHLVISTHSGPQIVYHYPPSNTAFLTNNPTKHQHLYGNHANLNKNTSTNKEEKLFNSGSTKTASQIALNESAKSYNTAITPSMTNTNTNNVTLPPTRSHANTVGSQSSIPAATNGVGYRKTDIEDTSRTFQYQETESETSSSGLSDSELSTDYLDISSDSFSISSSLSSSSLSSSPSSSSSSSPPQDGLSRTNSSFQSTDSMSPTSPQMIMENDSISVAESYLDSGTNNKSRAASKRSQNFFHKLSTKKSTDSKTHSPVRKLKSKPSQSTKKGNKLLKNTSNETDGNAFTGSCSISSKKSLSSTGEHNQELRNSSLNDTPGQSPHHYHHRYHHYHKNAATSQRNSHTQYDVEEEDMEVSAMLQDGKISMNEIFFEEENFQDINKILEFDNDFVAEFCSPEREMCNTRFEFTVDNFCFLGLPIHVDSQGRWRKSKHKNKTRSKRSSSTTTNISRKKSIASKISSLSENTLKKVNSGEADTVYDSNIGHEASTDTPNLRINTDVSGNEFEREKEDLGKNMNMFHVCFVMNPHLIEYNKRIDDMYQFVVTRLSLLLRYVQSKTSYISSECHIILKEKERVLKHSKTYQSIRGAGNKGKYLYQRILAKSSLARALTECVDKIQRNEIACLEINDDKVISLQIPIQNEFEKMPNFKLQPVLRGSYLTSILNMKFLEKSSLRIESQNRQNDQAQFSDTNNNIYRFGNNINSTGHCGAANVDDGDDNESNYYCDDNDDLLNYALLLLDEPNNIISSLETFSYQDDIGTIILKHLVRNIQPNIPLRSYRYLITDLLDNPSSLDDLTTETNSLESSILRSCALHLMYWRHARIVIPLSSKYTYIVSPLAPIQGYTIDDYKSTSQNDGNVKKMDDRENNKSGSDRVPLIYQNSMLFRSKFPSLPSLPIFLSLLSTDKPQAYSNIIPSREHKPVYLNALAWLIQYGYVTQLLTFINIRVDKHIKMAVDEDLEKEGFRKTNTARRPSMDYKKTDKKLDDEDGQSRDANASEACSGKNEGMQSNDNNKDVDEKDNENDSRVDDRDDNEIAIADEEEILHFEYDDPEMQHDYTIILEPERATAIEKRWLYRCIYGQPSDIQILFNKLLKYFNGKVPMELVIIKEEISRHDLKKLLNALDKYLIEIHHW; this is encoded by the coding sequence ATGGATGAATGTTTACCCAATTCATGTCTACTAGGTGTTCACCTCGTCATTTCAACGCATTCGGGGCCACAAATAGTTTATCACTACCCACCCTCCAATACAGCATTTCTAACAAATAATCCAACGAAGCATCAGCACCTCTATGGAAACCATGCAAATCTAAATAAAAACACAAGTacaaataaagaagaaaaactctTTAATTCTGGCTCTACGAAAACAGCTTCTCAAATTGCTCTAAACGAGTCAGCGAAAAGTTACAATACCGCTATTACGCCATCAATGACAAATACTAATACTAATAATGTGACATTACCTCCAACTAGATCGCATGCTAATACTGTAGGATCACAAAGTTCAATTCCTGCGGCTACTAATGGTGTAGGTTATAGAAAAACCGATATCGAAGATACTTCTCGGACTTTTCAATACCAAGAAACTGAATCTGAAACGTCATCATCGGGATTAAGTGACAGCGAATTGTCCACAGACTACTTAGACATTTCTAGCGATTCGTTTTCtatatcttcttccttatcgtcatcttctttatcttcttctccCTCAAGttcatcctcatcttcCCCTCCGCAAGATGGCTTATCAAGAACTAATTCGAGTTTCCAATCTACGGATTCAATGTCTCCAACTTCACCACAAATGATAATGGAAAACGATAGTATTTCAGTAGCGGAATCATATCTAGATTCTGGGACTAATAACAAATCAAGGGCCGCTTCCAAGAGATCCCAGAATTTCTTCCATAAATTGAGTACCAAGAAGAGTACTGATTCAAAAACACATTCTCCAGTAAGAAAGCTTAAATCTAAGCCATCACAAAGCACTAAAAAAGGCAACAAACTGTTAAAAAATACGTCCAATGAGACTGATGGAAATGCTTTTACAGGAAGttgttcaatttcttctaaaaaatctttatcGAGTACAGGAGAGCATAACCAAGAACTTCGTAATAGTAGCCTGAACGACACTCCTGGCCAATCACCTCATCATTACCACCATCGTTACCACCATTATCATAAAAATGCCGCGACGAGCCAACGAAATTCCCATACCCAGTAcgatgttgaagaagaagacatGGAAGTTTCGGCAATGTTGCAGGATGGTAAAATCTCTAtgaatgaaattttttttgaagaggaAAACTTCCAGgatataaataaaattctagaatttgataatgatTTTGTTGCAGAATTTTGTAGCCCTGAGAGGGAAATGTGCAATACCAGATTCGAATTCACGGTGGATAATTTCTGCTTCTTAGGCTTACCTATTCATGTAGATTCTCAAGGCAGATGGAGAAAATCCAAgcacaaaaataaaacccGCTCTAAAAGATCTTCGAGTACTACAACAAACATCAGTAGAAAGAAATCTATCGcttccaaaatttcatcacTGAGTGAGAatactttgaagaaagttAATAGTGGTGAAGCTGACACTGTTTATGACAGTAATATTGGTCATGAGGCTTCTACTGATACGCCGAATTTGAGGATAAATACTGATGTCAGTGGAAACGAATTTGAGAGAGAAAAGGAAGACTTGGGCAAAAATATGAACATGTTTCATGTATGCTTTGTTATGAATCCGCATTTAATCGAATATAATAAAAGGATTGATGACATGTATCAGTTTGTTGTTACAAGgttatcattattgttaaGATATGTGCAATCAAAAACCTCGTACATTTCTAGCGAATGCCATATAAttttaaaggaaaaagaacgGGTACTGAAACATTCGAAAACATACCAATCTATAAGAGGCGCAGGAAACAAGGGGAAGTATCTGTACCAAAGAATTTTAGCCAAATCTTCGTTGGCTAGGGCGCTAACGGAATGTGTTGATAAAATCCAACGAAATGAAATCGCATGTCTTGAGATCAATGACGATAAAGTAATTTCCTTGCAAATCCCGATTCAAAACgagtttgaaaaaatgccaAACTTCAAACTGCAACCCGTGCTAAGAGGCTCATATTTGACGTCCATTTTGAAcatgaaatttttagaaaaatcATCATTGAGAATTGAAAGTCAAAATCGTCAAAACGATCAGGCTCAATTCAGTGAtaccaataataacataTACAGGTTtggcaataatattaatagtACCGGCCACTGTGGAGCAGCAAATGTGGATGACGGGGACGACAATGAAAGCAATTACTACTGCGACGACAATGATGACCTTTTAAACTATGCgctattattattggaCGAGccaaataatattattagcTCCCTCGAAACTTTTTCATACCAGGACGATATTGGCACTATCATATTGAAACATTTAGTCAGAAATATCCAGCCAAATATCCCTCTAAGGTCGTATCGCTATCTGATAACTGATTTATTAGATAACCCTTCTTCACTGGACGACCTTACTACAGAAACAAACTCATTGGAATCAAGCATACTGCGCTCTTGCGCATTGCATTTAATGTATTGGAGACATGCAAGAATAGTGATCCCACTAAGCTCCAAATACACGTATATTGTTTCACCCTTGGCTCCTATTCAAGGTTATACAATAGATGATTATAAAAGTACTTCACAAAATGATGGGAacgtgaaaaaaatggacgATCGCGAAAATAATAAGAGTGGAAGCGACAGAGTACCActaatttatcaaaattcGATGTTGTTCAGATCCAAATTCCCATCATTGCCCAGTTTACCCATTTTTTTAAGTTTGTTGTCCACGGACAAACCTCAAGCGTACAGTAACATAATCCCATCAAGGGAACATAAGCCAGTTTACCTGAACGCGTTAGCGTGGTTAATACAGTACGGGTATGTAACCCAATTATTGACTTTCATAAATATCCGAGTGGACAAACACATAAAAATGGCAGTAGATGAGGATCTAGAAAAGGAAGGCTTCCGTAAGACTAATACTGCTAGAAGGCCCAGCATGGACTACAAAAAAACTGATAAAAAGCtggatgatgaagatgggCAAAGTAGAGATGCAAACGCCAGCGAAGCGTGTTCAGGAAAGAATGAAGGCATGCAGTCCAACGACAACAACAAAGATGTGGACGAAAAAGATAACGAAAATGATAGTCGTGTTGATGATCgtgatgacaatgaaatAGCTATTGcggatgaagaagaaatactaCACTTCGAATACGATGATCCAGAAATGCAACATGACTATACTATAATTTTGGAACCTGAAAGAGCCACTGcgattgaaaaaagatggCTTTATAGATGTATTTATGGTCAGCCTTCAGATATCCAGATTCTTTTTAACAAGTTGCTCAAGTACTTCAATGGAAAGGTCCCCATGGAATTGGTTATCATCAAAGAGGAAATTAGCAGACATGACCTAAAGAAATTGCTCAATGCTCTAGATAAGTATTTAATCGAGATACACCATTGGTAA